The Episyrphus balteatus chromosome 4, idEpiBalt1.1, whole genome shotgun sequence genome includes a window with the following:
- the LOC129919359 gene encoding peritrophin-44-like — MKVCQKLLVIVLTATFIAVTFAEYNELCARFVDGMQFRQPGNCQAYVTCKNGTGTVTSCPKDKLYDKDSKKCVTSLSDSYCKEQCKNKDNKWIADPANCNGYFFCQSGKGLKGTCTDGYHFDESAQLCVFPQDSECIDISDFCGILPKSASFSDPNNCNKYFQCSKSTMKKTTCANGQYYEVASGKCKSKYEVTCKSHPIPTNACGKDSKPVYNKYVEDNASCRGYFYCAYKGPKISDKKPSWSQCAEGLFFNKDKQACYDPAETSCKHNRCEGRGNLKVIAEDFGCRHYYACEEGFVKEKRKCAKDMFFDESLQACTFKETFYSVCDF, encoded by the exons ATGAAAG TTTGTCAGAAACTACTTGTTATTGTTCTAACGGCAACTTTTATAGCTGTTACCTTTGCTGAATATAATGAATTATGTGCACGATTTGTCGATGGAATGCAATTTCGTCAACCTGGCAACTGTCAAGCTTATGTCACTTGTAAAAATGGAACTGGAACTGTCACATCTTGCCCCAAAGATAAACTCTATGACAAAGACAGCAAGAAGTGCGTTACTTCTCTGAGTGATTCATATTGCAAGGAGCAATGCAAGAATAAAGATAATAAATGGATAGCTGATCCAGCTAACTGTAACGGATATTTCTTCTGTCAATCTGGCAAAGGTCTCAAGGGAACCTGCACTGATGGCTATCATTTTGATGAATCGGCACAATTATGTGTCTTCCCTCAGGATTCGGAGTGTATTGATATATCGGATTTTTGTGGAATCCTTCCTAAAAGTGCCTCATTTTCGGATCCTAATAACTGCAATAAGTACTTTCAATGTAGTAAAAGTACtatgaaaaaaacaacttgtGCAAATGGTCAGTACTATGAGGTAGCAAGTGGCAAGTGCAAGAGTAAATATGAAGTAACTTGCAAGTCTCATCCGATTCCAACAAATGCATGTGGCAAGGACAGCAAACCGGTATACAATAAGTATGTTGAAGATAATGCAAGTTGCAGGGGATATTTCTATTGTGCTTATAAGGGTCCAAAAATATCTGACAAGAAGCCTTCCTGGAGTCAGTGCGCTGAGGGATTGTTTTTCAATAAAGATAAGCAAGCTTGTTATGATCCGGCAGAGACAAGTTGTAAGCACAATCGTTGTGAGGGTCGGGGTAATTTAAAAGTTATTGCCGAAGACTTTGGATGTCGTCATTATTATGCCTGTGAGGAAGGTTTTGTTAAGGAAAAACGAAAGTGTGCAAAGGATATGTTTTTCGATGAATCGTTACAAGCTTGTACATTTAAAGAGACTTTCTATTCGGTTTGtgatttttaa
- the LOC129919962 gene encoding peritrophin-48-like: MLAPAFYIVGALAFILIDPSSALTLKQANSVCLLLPDGELISNSEDCSQYYDCENGKATLMSCLANSEFDKESQGCVPKGQSSCGVVEEDPCAYVQDGTFVGVPNSCTDYLYCSDGVGQKSSCPNGLNFDQAGQACKYKTEYPCSIGPGDGSINVCDVVRSGIYFGSSKSCNQWQKCQYNGPPELSTCPSPYVFNVNTQACDWEANVNCRQTQGDTSTGQTGLEGKSCDTNGEVVAAKACNGYYVCQQGKYKSGLCPNLQYFNPLNNKCVSRLDAVNDCDRCQGTKKEFVNLYQDDCVGYAVCQNGKATSTGKCNSGFFDEVSGACVVDGSNPMYPVCYVKPEATTVEPTEETTVKTPQTDAPTAKPTEKPTEKPTEAPTEKPTEKPTEKPTEKPTEKPTEAPTEAPTEAPTEKPTEKPTEEPTEEPTEEPTEKPEKTGEKTDAEKTGKETEKSEDTTGSEEKEDEPVESEEEPESAFRKLRKWKWNFFQ; this comes from the exons ATGCTTG CACCAGCTTTCTACATCGTTGGGGCCTTGGCTTTTATTTTAATCGATCCAAGCTCCGCCTTAACCCTTAAGCAAGCTAATTCAGTGTGTCTTCTTTTGCCCGATGGAGAATTAATATCCAATTCTGAAGATTGCTCCCAGTACTATGATTGTGAAAATGGAAAAGCTACTCTCATGTCATGCCTTGCTAATTCTGAATTCGACAAAGAGTCTCAAGGCTGTGTACCCAAAGGTCAGTCTTCGTGTGGCGTAGTTGAGGAAGATCCTTGCGCATACGTGCAAGATGGAACTTTCGTTGGGGTCCCTAATTCTTGCACAGATTACTTATACTGTTCTGACGGTGTGGGTCAAAAGTCTAGCTGTCCCAATGGCTTGAACTTTGATCAGGCAGGTCAGGCTTGCAAATACAAAACCGAATACCCCTGTTCGATAGGTCCAGGTGATGGTAGCATTAATGTTTGTGACGTTGTTCGCAGCGGCATTTACTTTGGCAGCTCAAAATCGTGCAATCAATGGCAAAAGTGTCAATATAATGGACCTCCAGAATTGTCAACATGCCCTTCGCCATATGTTTTCAATGTGAATACCCAAGCTTGTGATTGGGAAGCAAATGTCAATTGTCGTCAAACTCAAGGAGATACATCAACTGGACAAACTGGTTTAGAGGGAAAATCCTGTGACACAAATGGAGAAGTTGTAGCTGCTAAAGCTTGTAATGGTTATTATGTCTGTCAACAGGGCAAATACAAGTCTGGTCTATGCCCTAATTTACAATACTTTAATCCGTTGAACAACAAATGTGTGTCACGTTTAGATGCTGTGAATGATTGTGATCGTTGTCAAGGAACTAAAAAGGAGTTTGTGAATCTTTATCAAGATGATTGTGTTGGATATGCTGTATGTCAAAATGGCAAAGCAACGTCAACTGGAAAATGTAACTCAGGTTTCTTCGACGAGGTTAGTGGAGCTTGTGTTGTGGATGGAAGTAATCCAATGTATCCTGTGTGCTATGTAAAGCCTGAAGCTACAACAGTTGAACCAACTGAAGAAACCACAGTGAAGACACCTCAAACAGATGCACCAACAGCAAAACCAACTGAAAAACCAACTGAAAAACCAACTGAAGCACCAACTGAAAAACCAACAGAAAAACCAACTGAAAAACCAACAGAAAAACCAACAGAAAAACCAACTGAAGCACCAACTGAAGCACCAACTGAAGCACCAACTGAAAAACCAACAGAAAAACCAACTGAAGAACCTACTGAAGAACCTACTGAAGAACCTACAGAAAAACCTGAAAAAACTGGAGAGAAAACTGATGCCGAAAAAACAGGAAAGGAAACTGAAAAATCTGAAGATACAACTGGCTCCGAAGAAAAAGAAGATGAACCTGTAGAATCTGAAGAAGAACCCGAAAGCGCATTTAGAAAATTGAGGAAATGGAAATGGAATTTCTtccaataa
- the LOC129919360 gene encoding peritrophin-48, with protein sequence MRLQILLFAIIGFYGVYSQPNTESSSSVISTQSNFNATFACTIVQNGTVLKDPTSCNTWIQCINQKPISGSCPNGLFFNRNTNKCVDPDTIKCLSSEPCASVTTKNGTFLADPYSCSSYYYCLNGVATLGACSSGLNYNPETDVCIQNFTCPQNLDPDNWCNIIPDGQFFSNLQRCRKYHFCQNGILENGTCPTGYYFNAFKSICDYEKNVYCPLAELRKFKKSGQGICQNDGQFLSDNTTCSGYFYCQLEESGEFQMIWQNCSNGRFFDPLDGGKCGYRSDVECKYDRCVGMGLNGIQLVNGQSDSCRGYLICQDGKQIGNGTCPDDKKYFDEDLQRCTSDVVQFPACSTNSTAV encoded by the coding sequence ATGAGACTTCAAATACTTCTTTTCGCTATTATTGGTTTTTATGGAGTCTATTCACAACCCAATACCGAATCCAGTTCGTCAGTCATTTCTACTCAAAGCAACTTTAACGCCACTTTTGCCTGCACAATAGTTCAAAATGGAACCGTTCTAAAAGATCCAACAAGTTGCAACACATGGATTCAGTGCATTAATCAAAAGCCAATATCAGGATCATGTCCAAATGGACTTTTCTTTAATCGTAATACAAATAAATGTGTTGATCCGGATACGATAAAATGTTTATCCTCCGAACCATGTGCTAGTGTGACAACAAAAAATGGAACATTTCTTGCTGATCCATATTCCTGCAGTAGTTACTACTATTGTTTAAATGGTGTGGCAACATTGGGGGCGTGTTCATCAGGTCTTAACTATAATCCGGAAACAGatgtttgtatacaaaatttcacATGCCCACAGAATCTTGATCCGGATAATTGGTGTAATATCATTCCTGATGGACAATTTTTCTCCAATCTACAAAGATGTCGAAAATATCATTTCTGTCAAAATGGAATTCTTGAAAATGGAACATGCCCAACGGGATATTATTTTAATGCTTTCAAAAGTATTTGTGATTATGAAAAGAATGTTTATTGTCCACTAGCTGagttgagaaaatttaaaaaatccggTCAGGGAATATGTCAAAATGATGGACAATTTCTTTCGGATAATACAACTTGTTCGGGATATTTCTATTGTCAATTGGAAGAATCAGGGGAATTTCAGATGATTTGGCAGAATTGTTCGAATGGAAGATTTTTTGATCCTTTGGATGGTGGAAAGTGTGGTTATCGAAGTGATGTTGAATGCAAGTATGATCGATGTGTTGGAATGGGTTTGAATGGTATTCAACTTGTCAATGGGCAGTCAGATAGTTGCAGAGGTTATTTGATATGTCAAGATGGTAAACAAATTGGTAATGGAACATGTCCTGATGATAAGAAATACTTTGATGAGGACTTACAGCGGTGTACGAGTGACGTTGTGCAGTTTCCAGCTTGTTCAACAAATTCTACTGCTGTTTGA
- the LOC129919362 gene encoding peritrophin-44-like, with the protein MSKSLFILATGLLCLAFSIADPVVSSVVQEICSMLPAFTKILVPGSCIDWAECGEASEIIDSGTCLEGWYFDKNSAKCSKSSNVECPFAKNLKKPCASEQNGTFLRNPDDCTGFIYCENGVELYSNCPTGLNFNPETSGCVYPNEYTCPKEEEDSSDNAICMSVADNIRMADPTSCTAFKVCNKGILKTTKCIAGTYFSRELKRCSDLEDSDCALVETTTEEPSNIICGTDDEPIVGFISDEVSCSGYYFCDEMENGKADRNPVFGRCEDGKFFDVNSFSCKDRVNVRCLHDRCEGMGTKFANLQGDCSKYTYCNGGVSTSEGSCPEDFYFDEKTQSCTKKVITYLACVD; encoded by the coding sequence ATGTCTAAATCCTTGTTTATCTTGGCCACAGGCCTCctttgtttggcatttagcaTAGCTGATCCTGTAGTTTCATCAGTAGTGCAAGAAATTTGCAGTATGTTGCCAGCTTTTACGAAAATCCTTGTTCCCGGTTCGTGTATTGATTGGGCTGAATGTGGAGAAGCATCGGAAATTATCGATAGTGGAACATGCCTAGAAGGCTGGTATTTTGACAAAAACTCAGCTAAATGCAGCAAAAGCTCAAACGTCGAATGTCCATTTGCGAAGAACTTGAAAAAACCCTGTGCTTCGGAACAAAACGGAACATTTTTGCGAAACCCTGACGATTGTACAGGATTCATTTATTGTGAAAATGGTGTTGAACTGTACTCAAATTGTCCAACTGGTTTGAATTTCAATCCAGAAACTTCAGGTTGTGTTTATCCAAATGAGTACACTTGCcctaaagaagaagaagatagtTCAGATAATGCTATTTGTATGTCAGTTGCTGACAATATCCGTATGGCTGATCCAACTTCTTGTACAGCTTTTAAAGTTTGTAATAAAGGcattctcaaaactacaaaatgcATTGCTGGAACTTATTTCAGTCGTGAATTGAAACGATGCAGTGATTTGGAAGATAGTGATTGTGCTTTAGTCGAGACAACAACCGAAGAACCTTCAAACATTATTTGTGGAACTGATGACGAACCAATTGTTGGATTCATTTCGGATGAAGTCTCTTGCAGTGGATATTATTTCTGCGATGAAATGGAAAATGGAAAAGCTGATCGGAATCCAGTTTTTGGCAGATGTGAAGATGGAAAATTCTTCGATGTTAATTCGTTTTCGTGCAAGGATCGTGTTAATGTTCGATGTCTTCATGATCGTTGTGAAGGTATGGGAACAAAGTTTGCTAATCTTCAAGGTGATTGCTCTAAATATACTTATTGTAATGGTGGAGTTAGTACTTCGGAGGGTTCGTGTCCAGAGGATTTCTATTTTGATGAGAAGACACAAAGTTGCACAAAGAAAGTCATAACTTATTTGGCTTGTGtggattaa
- the LOC129919363 gene encoding peritrophin-44 translates to MIALTVNISQVKALSPDQTCKLVQNNTYIADPNNCQGWILCRNGAGTYGTCNDDLYYDSTNGVCDFPQNVNCNTNVETMCSGLTDVYKADPNDCNKYCYCHEGETYCVKCPTGQVYDSVAIKCVWASSSSCIANSPCLLVQNGFMGDGKSCNGWLRCADGQVVSKGVCGTDRYFNPNNGLCDYPQNVKCASNPVGPPGPSVNEDPVAPAGLCKKAGYFYSDNLSCTGYFYCPKANDQGQFGKCPKNSAFSESLQQCVDPDKVVCNKDRCDGVTKSFMAIANTKCMQYYNCRDGASYAQGKCPSGNPYLNEIAGVCQEKKPNYPICN, encoded by the coding sequence ATGATTGCATTAACTGTCAATATTAGCCAAGTCAAGGCCCTATCACCAGATCAAACGTGTAAACTTGTTCAAAATAACACCTACATTGCCGATCCCAACAACTGTCAAGGTTGGATTTTATGTCGCAATGGCGCAGGTACTTATGGCACATGCAATGACGACCTTTACTACGATTCAACAAATGGTGTCTGTGATTTTCCACAAAATGTCAATTGCAACACCAATGTCGAAACCATGTGTTCCGGTCTAACTGATGTCTACAAAGCTGATCCAAATGACTGCAACAAATACTGCTATTGTCATGAAGGCGAAACCTATTGCGTCAAATGCCCAACTGGACAAGTTTATGATTCGGTAGCAATCAAATGTGTTtgggcatcatcatcatcttgtATTGCCAATTCACCATGTTTGTTGGTACAAAATGGTTTCATGGGTGACGGTAAGAGTTGCAATGGATGGTTGCGTTGTGCTGATGGACAAGTTGTATCTAAAGGTGTTTGTGGAACTGATCGTTATTTCAATCCAAACAATGGATTGTGTGATTATCCACAGAATGTTAAGTGTGCATCGAACCCAGTTGGACCACCTGGCCCATCTGTTAATGAAGATCCTGTTGCCCCAGCTGGTCTATGTAAAAAAGCAGGCTATTTCTATTCTGATAATTTATCATGCACTGGTTACTTTTATTGTCCGAAAGCAAACGATCAAGGTCAATTCGGAAAGTGTCCTAAAAATAGTGCATTCAGTGAGAGTTTACAACAATGTGTTGATCCAGATAAGGTTGTTTGTAACAAGGATCGTTGTGATGGTGTGACGAAGTCATTTATGGCTATTGCCAATACAAAATGCATGCAATATTATAATTGCAGAGATGGCGCTTCATATGCTCAGGGTAAATGTCCAAGTGGTAATCCTTACCTCAATGAAATAGCTGGAGTTTGCCAGGAAAAGAAGCCAAATTATCCCATATGTAACTAA